One stretch of Clavibacter californiensis DNA includes these proteins:
- a CDS encoding BMP family lipoprotein — protein sequence MPRTRRAVRAAILPIALLSAAALAGCGAAPEPGATGSASASDYCARMVTNSGGLQDRSFNQSSWEGLQRAEQELGIQADVLVSTSETDLAPNVEQAVGTGCGFILTVGYELAEATSAAAAENPDVHFSIVDEVVDAPNVKPLVFDTAQASYLAGYLAAGVSQTGKVGTFGGGNQPPVTLFMDGFVDGVAAYNQAHGTSVVALGWDAAAQDGTFTGDFEDVSKGQTTTQNLLDQGADVIMPVAGQVGEGAASAILAHGSGKLIWVDNDGYDTLPAEYRPLLLTSVLKDTGQAVVDIVADDQKGTFSSEPYVGTLENAGVGLAEYHDLAASVPPELQSELDALKARIVSGDVQVESVSTP from the coding sequence ATGCCCCGCACCCGCCGCGCCGTCCGCGCCGCCATCCTGCCCATCGCCCTCCTCTCCGCCGCGGCCCTCGCCGGGTGCGGCGCGGCCCCCGAGCCCGGCGCCACCGGATCCGCATCCGCGAGCGACTACTGCGCCCGCATGGTGACCAACTCGGGCGGCCTGCAGGACCGCTCCTTCAACCAGTCGAGCTGGGAGGGGCTCCAGCGCGCCGAGCAGGAGCTGGGGATCCAGGCCGACGTGCTCGTCTCGACGTCCGAGACCGACCTCGCCCCCAACGTCGAGCAGGCGGTGGGCACGGGCTGCGGGTTCATCCTCACCGTGGGCTACGAGCTGGCGGAGGCCACGTCGGCCGCCGCGGCGGAGAACCCGGACGTGCACTTCTCGATCGTCGACGAGGTCGTCGACGCCCCGAACGTCAAGCCGCTCGTGTTCGACACGGCCCAGGCGTCCTACCTCGCGGGCTACCTCGCGGCGGGCGTGAGCCAGACAGGCAAGGTCGGCACCTTCGGCGGCGGCAACCAGCCCCCCGTCACCCTCTTCATGGACGGCTTCGTCGATGGCGTGGCCGCGTACAACCAGGCGCACGGCACGAGCGTCGTCGCTCTCGGCTGGGACGCCGCGGCGCAGGACGGCACGTTCACGGGCGACTTCGAGGACGTGTCGAAGGGACAGACCACCACGCAGAACCTGCTCGACCAGGGCGCCGACGTGATCATGCCGGTGGCCGGCCAGGTGGGGGAGGGCGCGGCGTCGGCGATCCTCGCGCACGGCAGCGGCAAGCTCATCTGGGTCGACAACGACGGCTACGACACCCTGCCCGCCGAGTACCGCCCGCTCCTGCTCACGAGCGTGCTCAAGGACACCGGCCAGGCCGTCGTCGACATCGTGGCCGACGACCAGAAGGGCACCTTCTCCTCGGAGCCGTACGTGGGCACGCTCGAGAACGCCGGCGTGGGCCTCGCGGAGTACCACGACCTCGCCGCGTCGGTGCCGCCCGAGCTGCAGTCCGAGCTCGACGCGCTGAAGGCCCGCATCGTCTCCGGCGACGTGCAGGTGGAGTCGGTCTCGACGCCGTAG
- a CDS encoding glycosyltransferase family 4 protein, which produces MRVAVVSESFLPTVNGVTTSVCRVLEHLRDRGHQAIVIAPDAGAPSEFAGFPVHGVPAIAYRQFPVGIPSPQVLRLLTDFAPDVLHAASPLFLGAQAIAAATRIDTPSVAIFQTDVAGYARRNRLAATAPYVWRLVRWIHQGADLTLAPSSAAAADLAAAGVERVARWGRGVDLDRYHPRNRAMEDAVALRHRVAPGGETIVGYVGRIAPEKQLERLQALRGIRGVRFLIAGDGPSQASARRALAGMPVTWLGRVGGRELAAAYAAMDVFVHTGTEETFGQTVQEAHASGLPVVAPHAGGPIDLVDHGTDGFLFDPASPRDAHLRRLVDELVASEPMRLRMGEAGRRAVLGRSWATIGDELIGHYGRAVSARGSAFQAADVAGAGPVPLLA; this is translated from the coding sequence ATGCGCGTAGCCGTCGTCAGCGAGAGCTTCCTCCCCACCGTCAACGGCGTCACCACGAGCGTCTGCCGGGTGCTCGAGCACCTCAGGGACCGCGGGCACCAGGCCATCGTGATCGCCCCGGACGCCGGCGCCCCGTCCGAGTTCGCGGGCTTCCCCGTCCACGGCGTGCCCGCCATCGCCTACCGGCAGTTCCCGGTCGGCATCCCCAGCCCCCAGGTGCTGCGCCTCCTGACCGACTTCGCGCCGGACGTGCTGCACGCCGCGTCGCCCCTCTTCCTGGGCGCGCAGGCCATCGCGGCCGCGACGCGCATCGACACCCCGTCCGTCGCCATCTTCCAGACCGACGTCGCGGGCTACGCGCGCCGGAACCGGCTGGCGGCCACCGCGCCGTACGTGTGGCGGCTCGTGCGGTGGATCCACCAGGGCGCGGACCTGACCCTCGCGCCCTCGAGCGCCGCTGCCGCCGACCTCGCGGCGGCGGGCGTCGAGCGCGTCGCCCGCTGGGGCCGCGGCGTCGACCTCGACCGCTACCACCCCCGCAACCGCGCCATGGAGGACGCGGTCGCGCTCCGGCACCGCGTCGCGCCGGGCGGCGAGACGATCGTCGGCTACGTGGGGCGCATCGCCCCCGAGAAGCAGCTCGAGCGGCTCCAGGCACTCCGCGGGATCCGCGGCGTGCGCTTCCTCATCGCGGGCGACGGCCCGAGCCAGGCGTCCGCCCGTCGCGCGCTCGCGGGCATGCCCGTCACGTGGCTCGGCCGCGTGGGCGGCCGCGAGCTCGCCGCCGCGTACGCCGCCATGGACGTGTTCGTGCACACCGGCACCGAGGAGACGTTCGGCCAGACCGTGCAGGAGGCGCACGCATCCGGCCTCCCCGTGGTCGCCCCGCACGCGGGTGGCCCGATCGACCTCGTCGACCACGGCACGGACGGCTTCCTCTTCGATCCCGCGTCACCTCGGGACGCGCACCTGCGACGCCTGGTGGACGAGCTGGTGGCCAGCGAGCCGATGCGGCTGCGGATGGGCGAGGCGGGCCGCCGCGCCGTGCTCGGCCGGTCCTGGGCCACGATCGGCGACGAGCTCATCGGGCACTACGGCCGCGCCGTCTCGGCCCGCGGCTCGGCGTTCCAGGCGGCGGACGTCGCGGGCGCCGGCCCCGTCCCGCTCCTCGCCTGA
- a CDS encoding mannose-1-phosphate guanylyltransferase: MTEQTSAISRFYSVIPAGGVGSRLWPLSRADAPKFLHDLTGSGRTLLRDTWERLAPLSGEDRIMVVTGRAHRAAVEAQLPELTDPNVVLESEGRDSTAAITLAAAILQRREPGVIIGSFAADHVIADPDRFRDTVREAVIAADAGYITTIGITPTEPATGFGYIHTGKALSIPDAPHALEVASFVEKPSIGVARGYVKGGTHLWNAGMFIARADRLLEELGRTEPELLKGVLELAEAWDTADRGLVVDRVWPNLKKIAIDYAVAEPAAARGALAVIPGRFTWDDVGDFASVAKMHSSGRKSDLVILGEDARVLSDASSGIVVANSKRVISLIGVRDIVVVDTPDALLVTTKENAQRVKSVVDALKLSGGTDVL; encoded by the coding sequence ATGACCGAGCAGACGAGCGCGATCTCCCGTTTCTACAGCGTGATCCCGGCAGGCGGCGTGGGCTCCCGCCTCTGGCCGCTGTCCCGCGCGGACGCCCCGAAGTTCCTCCACGACCTCACGGGCTCCGGCCGCACGCTGCTGCGCGACACGTGGGAGCGGCTCGCGCCGCTTTCCGGCGAGGACCGGATCATGGTCGTCACCGGCCGCGCCCACCGCGCCGCCGTCGAGGCCCAGCTCCCCGAGCTCACCGACCCGAACGTGGTCCTCGAGAGCGAGGGGCGCGACAGCACCGCCGCGATCACGCTCGCCGCGGCGATCCTCCAGCGCCGCGAGCCGGGCGTCATCATCGGCTCGTTCGCGGCCGATCACGTCATCGCCGACCCGGACCGCTTCCGCGACACCGTCCGCGAGGCCGTCATCGCCGCCGACGCGGGCTACATCACGACCATCGGCATCACGCCCACGGAGCCCGCTACCGGGTTCGGCTACATCCACACCGGCAAGGCGCTCAGCATCCCGGACGCCCCGCACGCCCTCGAGGTCGCGTCGTTCGTGGAGAAGCCGAGCATCGGCGTCGCCCGCGGCTACGTGAAGGGCGGCACGCACCTCTGGAACGCGGGCATGTTCATCGCGCGCGCCGACCGCCTGCTCGAGGAGCTCGGCCGCACCGAGCCCGAGCTGCTGAAGGGCGTGCTCGAGCTCGCCGAGGCGTGGGACACCGCCGACCGCGGCCTCGTCGTCGACCGCGTGTGGCCGAACCTGAAGAAGATCGCCATCGACTACGCGGTCGCCGAGCCCGCCGCGGCCCGGGGCGCGCTCGCCGTGATCCCCGGCCGCTTCACCTGGGACGACGTGGGGGACTTCGCCTCCGTGGCCAAGATGCACTCGAGCGGTCGCAAGTCCGACCTCGTGATCCTCGGCGAGGACGCGCGCGTCCTGTCCGACGCGTCGAGCGGCATCGTGGTGGCCAACAGCAAGCGCGTGATCAGCCTCATCGGCGTGCGCGACATCGTCGTGGTCGACACCCCCGACGCCCTGCTCGTGACCACCAAGGAGAACGCGCAGCGCGTCAAGAGCGTGGTGGACGCGCTCAAGCTCAGCGGCGGGACGGACGTCCTGTAA
- the sdhA gene encoding succinate dehydrogenase flavoprotein subunit, whose protein sequence is MTTDTATPGSEPSASTIVDGVHYHQFDIVIVGAGGAGMRAAIEAGPQANTAVISKLYPTRSHTGAAQGGMAAALANVEEDSWEWHTFDTVKGGDYLVDQDAAEILAKEAIDAVIDLENMGLPFNRTPDGKIDQRRFGGHTADHGKSPVRRSCYAADRTGHMILQTLYQNCVKFGINFFNEFYVLDLVMAEVDGKEQPAGVVALELSTGEIHVFQSKAVIFATGGFGKIYKTTSNAHTLTGDGVGIIWRKGLPLEDMEFFQFHPTGLAGLGILLSEAARGEGAILRNSEGERFMERYAPTIKDLAPRDIVARCMATEIREGRGAGPNKDYVYLDITHLEPAVIDAKLPDITEFARTYLGVEPYTEPVPVLPTAHYAMGGIPTNIKAEVLSDNTTVVPGLYAAGECACVSVHGSNRLGTNSLLDINVFGKRAGNYAAEYVKTVDFTPLPADAADFVKGLVEGARNSDGTERISTLRRELQESMDRNAQVFRTEDTLIEVTKVIADLRERYTNIQVQDKGQRFNTDLLEAIELGFLLDLAEVVVYSAMYRKESRGGHFREDYPTRDDENYMVHTMAYLTGDAHSTDAGDHIKLSTKPVVITNYQPMERKY, encoded by the coding sequence GTGACCACTGACACCGCGACCCCCGGTTCCGAGCCCTCCGCGAGCACCATCGTGGACGGCGTCCACTACCACCAGTTCGACATCGTCATCGTGGGTGCGGGCGGCGCCGGCATGCGCGCGGCGATCGAGGCGGGACCCCAGGCGAACACGGCCGTCATCTCCAAGCTCTACCCGACGCGGTCCCACACGGGCGCGGCGCAGGGCGGCATGGCCGCGGCCCTCGCCAACGTCGAGGAGGACAGCTGGGAGTGGCACACCTTCGACACCGTCAAGGGCGGCGACTACCTCGTCGACCAGGACGCGGCGGAGATCCTCGCCAAGGAGGCCATCGATGCGGTCATCGACCTCGAGAACATGGGCCTCCCCTTCAACCGCACGCCCGACGGCAAGATCGACCAGCGCCGCTTCGGCGGCCACACGGCCGACCACGGCAAGAGCCCCGTCCGCCGCTCCTGCTACGCGGCCGACCGCACGGGCCACATGATCCTGCAGACGCTCTACCAGAACTGCGTCAAGTTCGGCATCAACTTCTTCAACGAGTTCTACGTGCTCGACCTCGTCATGGCCGAGGTCGACGGCAAGGAGCAGCCCGCGGGCGTCGTGGCCCTCGAGCTGTCGACCGGCGAGATCCACGTGTTCCAGTCGAAGGCCGTGATCTTCGCGACGGGCGGCTTCGGCAAGATCTACAAGACGACCTCGAACGCGCACACCCTCACGGGCGACGGCGTCGGGATCATCTGGCGCAAGGGCCTGCCGCTGGAGGACATGGAGTTCTTCCAGTTCCACCCGACCGGCCTGGCCGGCCTCGGCATCCTCCTGTCGGAGGCGGCACGTGGCGAGGGCGCGATCCTCCGCAACAGCGAGGGCGAACGCTTCATGGAGCGCTACGCCCCCACCATCAAGGACCTCGCGCCCCGCGACATCGTGGCGCGGTGCATGGCCACGGAGATCCGCGAGGGCCGGGGCGCCGGTCCGAACAAGGACTACGTGTACCTCGACATCACGCACCTCGAGCCCGCGGTCATCGACGCGAAGCTCCCGGACATCACCGAGTTCGCGCGCACCTACCTCGGCGTCGAGCCGTACACCGAGCCCGTGCCCGTGCTGCCGACCGCGCACTACGCGATGGGCGGCATCCCCACCAACATCAAGGCCGAGGTCCTCTCCGACAACACGACCGTGGTGCCGGGCCTCTACGCCGCCGGCGAGTGCGCGTGCGTCTCGGTGCACGGGTCCAACCGCCTGGGCACCAACTCGCTCCTCGACATCAACGTCTTCGGCAAGCGCGCCGGCAACTACGCGGCCGAGTACGTGAAGACGGTCGACTTCACGCCGCTGCCCGCCGACGCGGCCGACTTCGTGAAGGGCCTCGTCGAGGGCGCGCGCAACTCCGACGGCACCGAGCGGATCTCGACGCTGCGTCGCGAGCTGCAGGAGTCGATGGACCGCAACGCCCAGGTGTTCCGCACCGAGGACACGCTGATCGAGGTCACCAAGGTGATCGCCGACCTGCGCGAGCGGTACACGAACATCCAGGTGCAGGACAAGGGCCAGCGCTTCAACACGGATCTGCTCGAGGCCATCGAGCTCGGCTTCCTCCTCGACCTCGCGGAGGTCGTCGTCTACTCGGCGATGTACCGCAAGGAGAGCCGCGGCGGCCACTTCCGCGAGGACTACCCCACGCGCGACGACGAGAACTACATGGTGCACACCATGGCGTACCTCACCGGCGACGCCCACAGCACGGACGCCGGCGACCACATCAAGCTGAGCACCAAGCCCGTGGTCATCACGAACTACCAGCCGATGGAGCGGAAGTACTGA
- a CDS encoding BMP family lipoprotein — MTITTRKAALGGLAAVGITAILAGCGAAPESTAGGTGGAAKSDLLTCMVSDSGGFDDKSFNQLGYEGLNKAVSDLGLTAPKTVESAAETDFAPNLTNLADQGCGLIVTVGFLLKEATEEAAKANPDIEYAIIDDAQITADNVKPITFNTSEAAFLAGYSAAAYSKTGTVGTFGGLQIPTVTIFMDGFVDGVDYYNEQKGKDVKAIGWDVASQSGSFTGEFVANQTAKTAAQTLIDQGADVIMPVGGPIFLSAGEAIRDSSDKKVVMVGVDSDAYETAPDLKDLFLTSVLKGIDAGVEDVVTTAADGKFDATPYVGTLENGGVDIAPFHDYESEVPSDLSGELDTIKAGIIDGSITVESPSSLTK; from the coding sequence GTGACCATCACCACCCGAAAGGCCGCCCTCGGCGGTCTCGCCGCCGTCGGCATCACCGCGATCCTCGCGGGCTGCGGCGCCGCCCCCGAGTCGACCGCGGGAGGCACCGGCGGCGCCGCGAAGAGCGACCTTCTGACCTGCATGGTCTCCGACTCGGGCGGCTTCGACGACAAGTCGTTCAACCAGCTCGGCTACGAGGGGCTCAACAAGGCCGTCTCCGACCTCGGCTTGACGGCTCCGAAGACGGTCGAGTCGGCGGCGGAGACCGACTTCGCGCCGAACCTCACCAACCTGGCCGACCAGGGCTGCGGCCTCATCGTCACGGTCGGCTTCCTGCTCAAGGAGGCGACCGAGGAGGCCGCCAAGGCCAACCCGGACATCGAGTACGCGATCATCGACGACGCGCAGATCACCGCGGACAACGTCAAGCCCATCACCTTCAACACGAGCGAGGCCGCGTTCCTCGCGGGCTACTCCGCCGCGGCCTACTCGAAGACCGGCACGGTCGGCACCTTCGGCGGCCTGCAGATCCCGACCGTCACGATCTTCATGGACGGCTTCGTCGACGGCGTGGACTACTACAACGAGCAGAAGGGCAAGGACGTCAAGGCCATCGGCTGGGACGTCGCGAGCCAGAGCGGGTCGTTCACGGGCGAGTTCGTCGCCAACCAGACGGCCAAGACCGCGGCCCAGACCCTCATCGACCAGGGCGCGGACGTCATCATGCCCGTCGGCGGCCCGATCTTCCTCAGCGCCGGCGAGGCCATCCGCGACTCCAGCGACAAGAAGGTCGTCATGGTGGGCGTCGACTCCGACGCGTACGAGACCGCGCCCGACCTCAAGGACCTCTTCCTCACCTCGGTGCTCAAGGGCATCGACGCGGGCGTCGAGGACGTCGTGACGACCGCGGCGGACGGCAAGTTCGACGCGACGCCGTACGTCGGCACCCTCGAGAACGGCGGCGTGGACATCGCCCCGTTCCACGACTACGAGTCGGAGGTCCCGTCGGACCTGTCCGGCGAGCTCGACACCATCAAGGCCGGCATCATCGACGGCTCGATCACCGTCGAGTCGCCGTCGTCGCTGACGAAGTAG
- a CDS encoding succinate dehydrogenase hydrophobic membrane anchor subunit, whose product MSDIAQQVSVERPRQPRQPRKQGGVNWEKWGWMYMRASGVVLVVLIFGHLYVNLIQGEGIKAIDFAFVGGKLSDPFWKVWDIALLWLAVIHGANGMRTLVNDYAASPRTRTILKGALVTSTVVLLVLGTLVVFTFDPCPAGQPADLLPSFCGDL is encoded by the coding sequence ATGAGCGACATCGCACAGCAGGTCAGCGTCGAGCGCCCCCGCCAGCCGCGCCAGCCCCGCAAGCAGGGCGGCGTGAACTGGGAGAAGTGGGGCTGGATGTACATGCGCGCCTCGGGCGTCGTGCTCGTCGTGCTCATCTTCGGCCACCTCTACGTCAACCTCATCCAGGGCGAGGGCATCAAGGCCATCGACTTCGCGTTCGTCGGCGGCAAGCTGTCCGACCCGTTCTGGAAGGTGTGGGACATCGCGCTGCTCTGGCTCGCGGTCATCCACGGCGCCAACGGCATGCGCACCCTCGTGAACGACTACGCCGCGTCGCCGCGCACCCGCACGATCCTCAAGGGCGCGCTCGTCACGTCCACGGTGGTCCTGCTCGTGCTCGGCACGCTCGTGGTCTTCACGTTCGATCCGTGCCCCGCCGGCCAGCCCGCCGACCTGCTGCCGTCCTTCTGCGGCGACCTCTAG
- a CDS encoding succinate dehydrogenase iron-sulfur subunit, producing the protein MSTATLDAPPAGEASAIPTFTVTLIIRRYLPGQDAEPRWEDFDVEVYPTDRILDALHKIKWEQDGSLTFRRSCAHGVCGSDAMRINGRNRLACKTLIKDLDIDQPIYVEAIKGLPLEKDLVVDMEPFFESFRDVQPFLISNTKPEKGKERIQSAAERARFDDTTKCILCAACTSSCPVFWTDGQYFGPAAIVNAHRFIFDSRDESNVRLDILNDKEGVWRCRTTFNCSEACPRGIQVTQAIAEVKQAIMRGKA; encoded by the coding sequence GTGAGCACCGCAACCCTGGACGCACCCCCCGCGGGAGAGGCCTCGGCCATCCCCACCTTCACGGTGACCCTCATCATCCGCCGCTACCTGCCGGGCCAGGATGCCGAGCCCCGGTGGGAGGACTTCGACGTCGAGGTCTACCCGACCGACCGGATCCTCGACGCGCTGCACAAGATCAAGTGGGAGCAGGACGGGTCGCTGACCTTCCGCCGCTCCTGCGCGCACGGCGTGTGCGGATCCGACGCGATGCGCATCAACGGCCGCAACCGCCTGGCCTGCAAGACGCTCATCAAGGACCTCGACATCGACCAGCCCATCTACGTGGAGGCCATCAAGGGCCTGCCGCTGGAGAAGGACCTCGTCGTCGACATGGAGCCGTTCTTCGAGTCGTTCCGCGACGTGCAGCCCTTCCTCATCTCGAACACGAAGCCGGAGAAGGGCAAGGAGCGGATCCAGTCCGCCGCCGAGCGCGCCCGATTCGACGACACCACGAAGTGCATCCTCTGCGCCGCGTGCACGTCGTCGTGCCCCGTCTTCTGGACGGACGGCCAGTACTTCGGCCCCGCCGCCATCGTCAACGCGCACCGCTTCATCTTCGACTCGCGCGACGAGTCGAACGTGCGCCTCGACATCCTCAACGACAAGGAGGGCGTGTGGCGCTGCCGCACGACCTTCAACTGCTCCGAGGCGTGCCCGCGCGGCATCCAGGTGACGCAGGCGATCGCCGAGGTCAAGCAGGCGATCATGCGCGGCAAGGCGTAG
- the ptsP gene encoding phosphoenolpyruvate--protein phosphotransferase, giving the protein MRITGIGVGHGVATGPVMRMPDPLPEPGTEPFTGDADAEVARVAEALAATADDLAARGARAGGDAKDVLDAQSLMARDPALLDSVGRLVGQGRSGERAVFESFATFQELLTGMGGYMAERAADLADVAQRVIARLRGVPAPGIPTADAPFVLVARDLAPADTALLDLDRVLALVTTDGGPTSHTAILARSRSIPAIVGATGAADLAEGDEVVVDAAAGIVIVHPDDAEREDAVRRIRAREEALAAPITDGALADGTPVPLLANLGSPDEAARAVELGAEGVGLFRTEFLFLDAAEAPSVAAQTAQYTALLEAFPGRKVVVRALDAGADKPLAFLTDADEENPALGLRGLRALRANEGILRDQLTALAAADAATDADLWVMAPMVADAEETAYFVELGRELGLGTVGVMAEVPSLALLADQVVEVADFVSVGTNDLTQYTMAADRLLGSVASYQDPWHPAVLRLVRTLGDAGQASGTPVGICGEAAADPLLAVVLVGLGATSLSMTPAALADVRLELGRRTLDEARAAAEAVLTARTAAEARAAAERILAAG; this is encoded by the coding sequence GTGCGCATCACCGGCATCGGAGTAGGACACGGAGTGGCCACCGGGCCCGTGATGAGGATGCCCGACCCGCTTCCCGAGCCCGGCACGGAGCCCTTCACGGGCGACGCCGACGCCGAGGTCGCGCGCGTCGCCGAGGCCCTCGCCGCGACAGCCGACGACCTGGCCGCGCGCGGCGCCCGCGCGGGCGGCGACGCGAAGGACGTGCTCGACGCGCAGTCCCTCATGGCGCGCGACCCCGCGCTCCTCGACTCGGTCGGCCGCCTCGTCGGCCAGGGACGCTCGGGGGAGCGCGCCGTGTTCGAGTCGTTCGCGACCTTCCAGGAGCTCCTCACCGGGATGGGCGGCTACATGGCCGAGCGCGCGGCGGACCTCGCGGACGTCGCCCAGCGCGTCATCGCCCGCCTCCGCGGCGTGCCCGCGCCGGGCATCCCCACCGCCGACGCGCCCTTCGTCCTCGTCGCGCGGGACCTCGCGCCCGCCGACACCGCGCTGCTCGACCTCGACCGCGTGCTCGCCCTCGTCACCACCGACGGCGGCCCCACCAGCCACACCGCGATCCTCGCCCGCAGCCGCTCGATCCCCGCCATCGTCGGCGCGACGGGCGCCGCGGACCTCGCCGAGGGCGACGAGGTCGTCGTCGACGCGGCCGCCGGCATCGTGATCGTGCACCCCGATGACGCGGAGCGCGAGGACGCCGTCCGCCGGATCCGCGCCCGCGAGGAGGCGCTCGCCGCTCCCATCACCGACGGCGCGCTCGCCGACGGCACGCCCGTCCCGCTCCTCGCCAACCTCGGATCCCCCGACGAGGCCGCACGCGCGGTCGAGCTCGGCGCGGAGGGCGTCGGCCTCTTCCGCACCGAGTTCCTCTTCCTCGACGCCGCCGAGGCGCCGTCGGTCGCGGCGCAGACCGCGCAGTACACCGCGCTCCTCGAGGCGTTCCCGGGCCGCAAGGTCGTCGTCCGGGCGCTCGACGCCGGTGCCGACAAGCCGCTCGCCTTCCTCACCGACGCAGATGAGGAGAACCCGGCACTCGGCCTCCGCGGGCTCCGCGCGCTCCGGGCGAACGAGGGGATCCTCCGCGACCAGCTCACCGCCCTCGCCGCCGCGGACGCCGCCACCGACGCCGACCTCTGGGTCATGGCGCCCATGGTCGCCGACGCGGAGGAGACCGCGTACTTCGTGGAGCTGGGGCGCGAGCTCGGCCTTGGCACCGTGGGCGTCATGGCCGAGGTGCCGTCGCTCGCGCTCCTCGCCGACCAGGTCGTCGAGGTCGCCGACTTCGTGAGCGTCGGCACCAACGACCTCACGCAGTACACGATGGCGGCGGATCGCCTGCTCGGCTCGGTCGCCTCCTACCAGGACCCCTGGCACCCCGCGGTCCTCCGCCTCGTCCGGACGCTGGGCGACGCGGGCCAGGCGTCCGGCACGCCCGTGGGCATCTGCGGCGAGGCGGCGGCGGATCCGCTGCTCGCGGTGGTGCTCGTCGGCCTCGGTGCCACGAGCCTGTCCATGACGCCCGCCGCGCTCGCCGACGTCCGCCTCGAGCTCGGCCGCCGCACCCTCGACGAGGCGCGCGCGGCCGCCGAAGCGGTCCTCACGGCGCGCACCGCCGCCGAGGCGCGTGCCGCGGCCGAGCGGATCCTCGCGGCCGGCTAG
- the sdhC gene encoding succinate dehydrogenase, cytochrome b556 subunit, which produces MSIKTAGTREPHTSRAPKVPAGTLYRGREGMWSWVLHRVTGVSIFFFLLVHVLDTSLIRVSPEAYNAVIGTYKNPIMGIGEVALVGAIGFHALNGLRIILIDFWRFGAKHQRLMFYVVIGLWVVLMAGFVPRHLLNVFSEAGWI; this is translated from the coding sequence GTGTCCATCAAGACGGCAGGAACCCGCGAACCGCATACCTCGCGCGCACCGAAGGTCCCCGCGGGGACGCTGTACCGGGGCCGCGAGGGCATGTGGTCATGGGTGCTGCACCGCGTCACCGGCGTGTCCATCTTCTTCTTCCTCCTCGTGCACGTGCTCGACACGAGCCTCATCCGGGTGAGCCCCGAGGCGTACAACGCGGTCATCGGCACCTACAAGAACCCGATCATGGGCATCGGCGAGGTCGCCCTCGTCGGCGCCATCGGGTTCCACGCGCTCAACGGGCTGCGGATCATCCTCATCGACTTCTGGCGCTTCGGCGCCAAGCACCAGCGCCTGATGTTCTACGTGGTGATCGGCCTCTGGGTCGTGCTCATGGCGGGCTTCGTGCCGCGCCACCTCCTCAACGTCTTCAGCGAAGCGGGATGGATCTGA